Proteins encoded in a region of the Vicia villosa cultivar HV-30 ecotype Madison, WI linkage group LG5, Vvil1.0, whole genome shotgun sequence genome:
- the LOC131604547 gene encoding uncharacterized protein LOC131604547 → MDVSLLFPETHGLVKNPPNLNETSKNSGTVKAKSFAAVVSNNVCDIPLSQLPTPCLKGDRLSITIPEEEYALGVEACKHHLHGRVVWSKGSQPLTVVNLKSKLLELWPSIGKWGITSLGKGFFEFVFSLLEDVHRVRSVSAWNIPNGILKLFPWTKDFISSTLKQTSAQVWIRIHGLSQEYWRPRILFAIASSIGTPICIDSASTKSAFEHPFGHFVRILVDLDLTKELSYKILVERVGFAFFVDIEYEKILEFCSFCNNIGHSITNCKRKEQVNGKSSTLVQKKDTSAYVPTGRVFTNVETSMAHRSPQPMEDGITDAEAQAQDEHLENIQTKDNNSFLEVATNEIVVVPSNGNSLDNEGSSESEYVDATQMVNFVPENQLDEIFKEQVTDFLKESWDNMADLDDLGVDLFQQKDFQLVTSKKRRNKKNSSASNTSLLAGPKNLTL, encoded by the coding sequence ATGGATGTTTCGCTTCTCTTCCCGGAAACTCACGGGCTTGTAAAAAATCCACCTAACCTCAATGAAACTTCAAAGAACTCTGGCACGGTGAAAGCTAAGTCATTTGCTGCTGTGGTCTCGAACAACGTTTGTGATATCCCTCTCAGTCAGCTACCGACTCCTTGTCTTAAAGGGGATAGGCTTTCCATAACAATTCCGGAAGAAGAATATGCCCTGGGAGTCGAAGCTTGCAAGCATCATCTTCACGGAAGGGTGGTTTGGTCTAAAGGATCTCAACCTCTCACGGTTGTTAACTTAAAGAGCAAACTTTTGGAGTTATGGCCTTCTATTGGAAAATGGGGTATCACCTCTTTAGGTAAAGGCTTTTTTGAATTCGTTTTTTCTTTGTTAGAAGATGTTCACAGGGTTCGCTCAGTTAGTGCTTGGAATATACCTAATGGAATCCTTAAACtttttccttggacaaaggattTTATCTCTTCTACGCTTAAGCAAACTTCAGCGCAGGTGTGGATAAGAATTCATGGATTATCACAAGAGTATTGGAGACCAAGGATATTGTTTGCTATTGCTAGTAGCATTGGAACGCCGATTTGTATTGATTCTGCCTCTACCAAATCGGCTTTCGAGCACCCTTTTGGACATTTTGTTAGGATTCTGGTGGATTTGGATCTTACAAAAGAGCTCAGCTACAAAATTCTAGTGGAAAGGGTGGGTTTTGCCTTTTTTGTTGATATTGAATACGAAAAAATTTTGGAATTCTGCAGCTTCTGCAACAACATTGGACACTCTATTACAAACTGTAAAAGGAAAGAACAAGTAAATGGTAAGTCAAGCACCCTTGTTCAGAAGAAGGACACCTCTGCTTATGTTCCTACAGGGAGGGTTTTCACTAATGTGGAAACATCTATGGCACATAGGAGTCCTCAACCTATGGAGGATGGGATTACTGATGCGGAGGCTCAGGCTCAGGATGAGCATTTGGAAAACATTCAGACAAAGGATAATAATTCGTTTCTGGAGGTGGCTACTAATGAAATAGTTGTTGTTCCCTCAAATGGTAATTCTTTGGACAATGAAGGATCCTCTGAAAGTGAGTATGTTGATGCCACTCAAATGGTCAATTTTGTGCCTGAAAATCAGCTTGATGAAATATTTAAGGAACAAGTAACTGACTTCTTGAAGGAATCGTGGGATAACATGGCTGACTTGGATGATCTAGGAGTCGATTTATTTCAACAGAAAGATTTTCAACTGGTTACCAGCAAAAAAAGAAGGAACAAAAAGAACAGCTCTGCTTCCAACACCAGTTTGTTGGCTGGTCCCAAAAATCTTACCTTATGA